The nucleotide sequence aaaaaatcgattaatcaaatcaaaaagGGTAGAATTAtgcgattttcaaattaatgtaaTCAAACATatccgaaataaaaaaaaaagtttcggcttcaaacatgaatttttttgtaaaaaaaaaaatcagtcattatcgataatcgattaatctaatcgaaaaaatcgattcattgcgattttcgatcacaTGAgatcgattattttcaaaatgaaaaatcagtttcaacATCGAAATTGGATTTCcgtatcaaaaaatcgattatgaacAAAATATAGaataatcgaattgaaaaaatcgatctatttcgatttttgatcacgtatgatcgaatattttcgaaataaaatatttacttCAGTCTCGAACATAAACTTCCAGATTGTTccagatataaaaaaatttatcgtcaTCAAAATTCGACttatcgaatcaaaaaaaatcgatcaatttgcgattttcgatctcaaatGATCAaacatgttcgaaatgaaaaatgaaaaatcggtTTCAGCTTCGAAAATGATCTTTcagatcaaaaatcaatcatgaTCAGAAATCGATtcatcgaattgaaaaaaatcgatctatttcgattttcgatcacgtATGATCgaacattttcgaaataaaatatttatttcagtCTCGAACATAAACTTCCAGATTGTTCcagatataaaaaaatatatcaccaaaaattttttagtcaaaataacTTACTCGAGGTCTTTATTCGATAACTTGATTTGGAGTTCTCTTTACTTTGCTCACAGATGTATTTCATATTATTCGTAACTTATTACTGATCgtcttatgtattttttttcagatggttGTCGGTGACTCAGTTCGAATCTACAGACGCGAGAAGAGCTTTCCCATGCTTCGACGAACCTGGCATGAAAGCTACATTTGCCATTTCTTTGGCTCATCGTGCGGATTTGAAAGCCATCAGCAATATGCCTATGATTGAAAGCAAACCAGTGTGAGTAGAtcgtatttattcattttagtgGCTAAACTTTTCGCTGGGAttataaattacctatttaGAATTTgatcgagaggaaaaaaaaacacgaaattttcaaaataaaaacaacagaTTCGCAAATTCAAGTGGAATCTCCTTTAAAGGGGGAGGAagtgagggagggagggagggaggggggggggtaaggaATGTGTTTTCAATTATTCTGAATCTTTTTAGGCATATTGAATCCATTCTcttcgttttggagcctctagcaaatGATTCATATCAGTACTTGGAAGTCTTTGATCTTCTGACGTTTTATCTCTTTCattggatgatttttaatttcttgatttCTTAAGTTTgaatccaaatccaaaaaatgcaaaaaaacaataTCTAGCAAAAggttccagagcgatttgaacgATTGGATATTGCATTTGGATATTAAAgagtgtttgaaaagcttttttttttgctaatatcactatgtattttcaaatatgGTAGGCTGACTTACCTAtctttttatgtgtttttcttttcacataTTGTAGTGAAGGAAAAGATGATTGGGTTTTAGACAAATTCCAAGAAACTGTGCCAATGTCGACGTACCTGGTCGCATTCATGATATCAGAATTCGAATACAGCGAATCGCCAAAAACCGACTGTAAAAATGTGACTTTCCGTATATGGGCGCGTAAAGAAGCCATAGAACAAGTAGATCTCGCCAAACAAGTCGGTCCTAAAGTATtggcatattttgaaaaatacttcagTACCGATTACCCCTTACCTAAACAAGACATGGCCGCAATTCCGGACTTCAATGCTGGTGCCATGGAAAACTGGGGTCTGATTACCTACAGGTAGGTGTCTTTAAATTCACCCATTTTAGCAATATAACCGGTGCCTATAGGTCACTTCTCATTATCGTTGTGTTCCAGAGAAACTGCCCTGCTGTACGATCCGCAATCGTCGTCCATTTTCAACAAACACAGCATCGCTAGCGTCATATCGCACGAGTTGGCTCATCAATGGTTTGGAAATCTGGTCACGATGAAATGGTGGACTGATTTATGGCTCAATGAAGGTTTCGCTACTTATGTAGGTGCTCTCGGTGTTCATCACGTGTTTCCCGAATGGAAATCATTGGATAGTACCGCGATCAACGATTTCTTAACGGTTTTATCGTTGGATGCGTTGAAAACCTCGCACCCTGTATCAGTTCCTATTGGAAATCCGAgcgaaattgatcaaatttttgacacGATTTCTTATAAAAAAGGTACGTGCTTTATTATATCCTCAGATCCTCTGACTAAGGAATGACTTAAGAGTGCAATGTGTTCTGATTGTGCAGGTTCATATCTACTACGAATGATGAACATGTTCTTGGGAGAAGACGTATTCCGCAAAAGTGTctcgaattatttgaaaaaacaccgATATAATAACGCTGCTCAAGATGACCTGTGGGAAGCATTGACTGAAACAGCTCATTCAACCGGTGTTTTGGATGAAAATATCTCCGTTAAAATGATCATGGACTCGTGGACTCTACAAACTGGTTATCCTTTGGTCACCGTTAGACGAGACTACAAACGTAATACTATTACTGTGACTCAAGTAAGCACTTTTAGCCGCATCTGTAACTCGTCATAAATATTTTATGGATGTATTTCTAGCTTTATGTTCTTCTCTACTGATTTAGGAACGCTTTTTATCGACACCTATGGATAACAATGTGAGTAGCAACAAGAATAAACGTGAATCAGATGGTTGCTGGTGGGTGCCAATAAGTTATACGACCAATAAAGATCTCAACTTCACCAACACCAGGCCACAAACGTGGCTCACCTGCAATGGTTCTGTAACTTTCCCAGTCAAAGCTGAACAGGATGATTGGGTTTTATTGAATAATCAAGCTTCTGGTAAGTTCGAagcttaaaaattcaaattcatgatcagttttaaatcttataaaagacctacctattttaaatcaaaaagtcgtcctaacaaaatattaaaaattacctattcttTAAAAGAATGAGTGCCCCTCCCACATACATGGTCCTTAATGCTTCTTTGTAATATgtatttactaattttttttcctcaatgtAGGTTTGTACCGAGTGAATtacgacgaaaaaaattggaacatgtTGGGAAGTGTGCTGAACGACGAGAAACAGTTCTCAAAAATCGATACCTTCAGCAGAGTTCAAGTACTGGTAGATACGTTGGGTTTAGCATGGATTGGTAAATTGGATTATCAGCTCGCTTTCGACGTAGTCAACTATTTGCAACATGAAACCGAGTACCTGCCTTGGAAAAGTGCCCTATCCACAATACACGATATAAATCGAATGCTATTGCGAACACCAACGTTCGGTTACTTCAAGGTATACTGGAATCCATTCCAATAATAATTGtgaagttttgaagaatttttgatagATCACCTAATATGttgattgataaatttttcagaaattcatcaGGGATATGTTGGAACCAGTTTATAAAAAGAGATTCTCTTCCATTAGTCAACTTCCTGATGATTTTGAAGCTATCAAGCATCATTCGTTGATCGTCTCGTGGTCTTGTTATTACGGTGTTTTGGATTGCGTAGAACAAACAGTCAGTTTATTTAAAAGCTGGTATACGGAGACTAATCCTGATCAGAATAATCCGTAAGTATACCCATCTTATGCTACTGGATTTGATGTGAATATCGGTTGGATGCTTTTCATCCTTATTTAGGAATGAATGTGGTATGATTCTCACTCAGGGGAAACAGATTGTacctgatcaggtctgaacagatctagtTTGATCAAAGGTCTGTTTGATCAGgattgatctgatcaaattgcATTGAATGAATGCTCTGATCAGCTCTCG is from Planococcus citri chromosome 1, ihPlaCitr1.1, whole genome shotgun sequence and encodes:
- the LOC135844220 gene encoding aminopeptidase N-like; this encodes MEINHRSWLIFLVSVLTYFAYGIEAATKRQRASQGYRLPDNIVPQTYNLRIDTNLDENNFDFEGTVKIKIQCLKATNKVILHSKELNIIEEGVTLKQIAVDNNTRDIPIASHQYAKENDFYIVMLNQRLAPGNTYWLSIPFKGILTEGLAGYYRSSYFDRAANKTKWLSVTQFESTDARRAFPCFDEPGMKATFAISLAHRADLKAISNMPMIESKPVEGKDDWVLDKFQETVPMSTYLVAFMISEFEYSESPKTDCKNVTFRIWARKEAIEQVDLAKQVGPKVLAYFEKYFSTDYPLPKQDMAAIPDFNAGAMENWGLITYRETALLYDPQSSSIFNKHSIASVISHELAHQWFGNLVTMKWWTDLWLNEGFATYVGALGVHHVFPEWKSLDSTAINDFLTVLSLDALKTSHPVSVPIGNPSEIDQIFDTISYKKGSYLLRMMNMFLGEDVFRKSVSNYLKKHRYNNAAQDDLWEALTETAHSTGVLDENISVKMIMDSWTLQTGYPLVTVRRDYKRNTITVTQERFLSTPMDNNVSSNKNKRESDGCWWVPISYTTNKDLNFTNTRPQTWLTCNGSVTFPVKAEQDDWVLLNNQASGLYRVNYDEKNWNMLGSVLNDEKQFSKIDTFSRVQVLVDTLGLAWIGKLDYQLAFDVVNYLQHETEYLPWKSALSTIHDINRMLLRTPTFGYFKKFIRDMLEPVYKKRFSSISQLPDDFEAIKHHSLIVSWSCYYGVLDCVEQTVSLFKSWYTETNPDQNNPIPRDLRSVVYCQALKVGGENYWEFLWERYQNSNVATEKQQILGSLACVKELWLLQRYLQWSIDPTKVRKQDSTLVFSSVAENEIGYLLAKDFLVKQFHSIRGYHGFKSSRLGRYIKAIATQITTPEELNEFQSFTTNMSSHLKEAELSLKQGLESANNNIVWHTMHFESLSRYFIKK